A genomic region of Brevinema andersonii contains the following coding sequences:
- a CDS encoding methyl-accepting chemotaxis protein: MAFSLRKIIRAIFYSIRFRVFIIMAVVAVAISSVFLFISHLETKTTRAISQLAYIDELKLLISDYYWYSVKGSTEEDTKKLHIKSQLLLDKEGSVYKFATQSSEEPYLSGVSDINELFLMVQQAGRINDSYQLERLVIQSQQYPKISTYNALTSLTGAGIQSMVVNRSLLITILVGTLILAFIFLQIIAARIGMISNTTHMLIGQEDQLDVSIRPRFYANDETRIIIDNLNLFLSRIENSISLTYMSLRKMLYQTNKMNDESEGGQLEIQVIQDSTERIFRQIHHQIGSISEAAAALEEMERTLDMIFINISRQSAAMTQSAATLEEMGRQVEGIAGIATDTSNLAVKLTEAANKGNEAVEASVVSIRDVAEYSTQIIKLLKLITDIAKQTNLLAMNASIEAAHAGEAGRGFAIVAEEIRRLSETTNKNAKEIRTVVDTMVEKIENSVSQAHTAGEDLLQINEYANNVEDRISQLNNMMQEQNTATHEMIGTIEGLVTLAQEIKLSMEEQKHGLHEYSTTISMLRENFTDTKSSLDSHKSSIDNLLRIMEDVNIRIELNKKQMETIVTFIRYFKINPEYIVSENAIEQEQEQEFINIKTSEIVR; encoded by the coding sequence ATGGCGTTTTCCTTAAGAAAAATAATACGTGCAATATTTTACAGTATAAGATTTAGAGTATTTATTATCATGGCGGTAGTGGCTGTGGCGATATCTTCAGTTTTTTTGTTTATTTCTCATCTTGAGACTAAGACAACTCGGGCTATTTCCCAGTTAGCTTATATTGATGAATTAAAATTGTTAATTTCTGATTATTATTGGTACTCAGTAAAAGGCAGTACAGAAGAGGATACGAAGAAATTACATATCAAATCACAACTATTATTAGATAAAGAAGGATCTGTCTATAAGTTTGCGACACAAAGTTCTGAAGAACCTTATCTTTCCGGAGTTTCTGATATTAATGAATTATTCTTAATGGTACAGCAAGCTGGTAGAATAAATGATTCATATCAATTAGAACGATTGGTTATTCAATCACAACAATATCCTAAAATATCTACTTATAATGCTTTGACATCCTTAACAGGAGCTGGTATTCAAAGTATGGTAGTAAATCGCAGCCTATTAATTACCATTTTAGTAGGAACTTTAATTTTAGCATTTATTTTTTTACAGATTATTGCAGCTCGTATTGGAATGATCAGTAATACTACACATATGCTGATTGGACAAGAAGATCAATTGGATGTTTCAATACGTCCTCGTTTCTATGCAAATGATGAAACTCGTATTATTATTGATAATCTGAATTTATTTCTGAGCCGAATAGAAAATTCTATTTCTCTTACTTATATGTCATTACGTAAAATGCTTTATCAAACTAATAAAATGAATGATGAATCTGAAGGAGGACAATTAGAAATTCAAGTTATTCAGGATTCAACAGAACGTATTTTCCGGCAGATTCATCATCAAATTGGTAGTATAAGCGAAGCTGCAGCTGCATTAGAAGAAATGGAACGCACTTTGGATATGATTTTTATTAATATTAGTAGGCAGTCGGCTGCAATGACTCAATCGGCAGCGACTTTGGAAGAGATGGGACGTCAGGTTGAAGGGATTGCTGGTATTGCAACAGATACATCAAATCTTGCTGTTAAATTAACGGAAGCCGCAAATAAAGGTAATGAAGCAGTGGAAGCTTCGGTAGTATCTATTCGCGATGTTGCAGAATATTCAACACAGATTATTAAACTACTTAAACTTATTACAGATATTGCGAAACAAACAAATCTTTTAGCAATGAATGCTTCTATTGAAGCAGCTCATGCCGGCGAAGCAGGACGCGGATTTGCAATTGTGGCGGAGGAAATTCGTCGTTTATCAGAAACCACAAATAAAAATGCAAAAGAAATTCGTACTGTTGTCGATACAATGGTTGAAAAAATTGAAAATTCGGTCAGTCAGGCCCATACTGCAGGTGAGGATCTTTTGCAAATTAATGAATATGCAAACAATGTAGAAGACCGTATTAGCCAATTGAATAATATGATGCAGGAACAAAATACAGCTACTCATGAGATGATTGGAACAATAGAAGGATTGGTAACACTAGCACAAGAAATTAAATTATCTATGGAAGAGCAAAAACATGGTTTACATGAATATAGTACAACAATTTCTATGTTACGTGAAAACTTTACTGATACAAAAAGCAGCTTAGATTCCCATAAAAGTAGCATTGATAATCTTCTTCGAATTATGGAAGATGTTAATATTCGTATCGAATTAAATAAAAAACAAATGGAAACTATTGTAACTTTTATCCGTTATTTTAAGATCAATCCTGAGTATATCGTGTCAGAAAATGCTATTGAACAAGAGCAAGAACAAGAATTTATTAATATTAAAACAAGTGAAATAGTCCGTTAA